A region from the Indicator indicator isolate 239-I01 chromosome 4, UM_Iind_1.1, whole genome shotgun sequence genome encodes:
- the RIOX1 gene encoding ribosomal oxygenase 1 has translation MAAGGSEEHPRRRLSALLAYRQVAGAQRLERRRCRRGTSLPARGKRAKARPRRVAPGRGGPEPEAPPQPPSSAAAPPGRVEQAKEAAGSPKAKGHGGPAASPGGPRPAVAGSGVVGLLRQLGRLEDSRQRAAELFRWLVAPVPPGEFLGRHWEREPLLVRRGDPGYYAGLFSTADFDAALRDSEVHFGTHLDVTSYAEGVRETHNPSGRALPAVVWDFYQNGCSLRLLCPQAFSPTVWHFLSILQEHFGSMAGANTYLTPPGTQGFAPHYDDIEAFVLQLEGKKHWRVYRPRRDTEVLPQFSSANLTQAELGEPMLETVLEAGDLLYFPRGFIHQGDCLPDVHSLHITVSSYQRNSWGDLLEKLLPAALQMALEEDVEYRQGLPMDYLRYMGVANSDTVDACRTAFMEKVQSLIKKLVDYAPIDAAVDQRAKSFLHDCLPPVLTQNEKSLSVYGFPARWQDGGPCNVSIPITKDTEVRLLRHGIVRLCNEEAGVMLYYTTENSRVYHKEEPKFFEIDPEHTDCIELLLSSYPNHIRVDTLPCETLEDKISLAMLLFEKGILTTKKPLVQV, from the exons ATGGCGGCGGGCGGGTCGGAGGAGCATCCGCGGCGGCGGCTCTCCGCGCTCTTGGCGTACCGCCAGGTGGCGGGGGCCCAGCGGCTGGAGCGGCGGCGCTGCCGCCGCGGGACGTCGTTGCCCGCGAGGGGTAAGCGGGCAAAGGCGCGGCCGAGACGCGTCGCCCCGGGAAGAG GCGGCCCGGAGCCGGAGGCCCCGCCGCAGCCACCGTCGAGCGCCGCTGCTCCCCCGGGCCGCGTGGAGCAGGCTAAGGAGGCGGCCGGAAGCCCTAAAGCGAAGGGGCACGGCGGCCCTGCGGCGAGTCCGGGCGGCCCGCGGCCGGCGGTAGCAGGCAGCGGCGTGGTGGGGCTGCTACGGCAACTGGGGCGGCTGGAGGACAGCCGGCAGCGGGCGGCCGAGCTGTTCCGGTGGCTGGTGGCCCCGGTGCCGCCGGGGGAGTTCCTAGGGCGGCACTGGGAGCGCGAACCACTTCTGGTGCGGCGGGGTGATCCCGGCTACTACGCGGGGCTCTTCTCTACGGCCGACTTCGACGCTGCCTTGCGGGACAGCGAGGTGCATTTTGGTACCCACCTAGACGTGACCAGCTACGCCGAGGGGGTGCGGGAGACGCACAATCCGTCCGGTCGGGCCCTGCCCGCCGTCGTCTGGGATTTCTACCAAAATGGCTGTTCCCTGCGGCTGCTCTGCCCCCAGGCCTTCTCCCCCACCGTCTGGCACTTCCTCTCCATCCTGCAGGAGCACTTCGGCAGTATGGCGGGGGCCAACACATACCTCACGCCCCCAGGGACGCAGGGCTTTGCACCCCACTACGATGACATCGAGGCCTTCGTGCTGCAGCTAGAAGGGAAGAAACACTGGCGTGTCTACAGACCCCGGAGAGACACCGAGGTGCTGCCCCAATTCTCCAGCGCAAACCTCACCCAGGCTGAGCTCGGTGAGCCCATGCTGGAGACGGTGCTGGAGGCTGGAGACCTGCTGTACTTTCCCCGTGGCTTTATCCATCAGGGAGACTGTCTCCCTGATGTGCACTCGCTCCATATCACAGTGTCCTCCTACCAGAGGAACTcctggggagacctcctggagaagcttctcccagctgccctgcaaaTGGCCCTGGAGGAGGATGTGGAGTATCGGCAAGGGCTTCCCATGGACTACCTGAGGTACATGGGGGTCGCCAACTCAGACACAGTTGATGCTTGCCGAACAGCCTTTATGGAGAAGGTGCAGAGCCTGATAAAGAAACTTGTTGACTATGCACCCATTGATGCTGCTGTGGATCAGAGAGCCAAGTCATTTCTTCATGACTGTCTTCCCCCAGTGCTTACACAGAATGAGAAGTCACTGAGTGTGTATGGCTTCCCAGCCCGGTGGCAAGATGGAGGCCCCTGCAATGTCAGTATACCAATAACAAAGGACACGGAGGTGCGTCTCCTCCGCCATGGCATTGTTAGATTGTGTAATGAAGAAGCAGGTGTGATGCTGTATTACACGACAGAAAATTCTAGAGTATATCACAAGGAAGAACCCAAGTTCTTTGAGATAGATCCTGAGCATACAGACTGTATTGAACTTCTTCTGTCTTCCTATCCAAACCACATACGTGTGGATACCCTTCCATGTGAAACCTTGGAGGACAAGATTTCTCTAGCCATGCTCCTGTTTGAGAAGGGCATTCTGACCACAAAGAAGCCTCTGGTGCAAGTCTAA
- the LOC128981393 gene encoding acyl-coenzyme A thioesterase 1-like yields MWEVVVRSLYRARSQPWHQQLPWPSTTPAAPQHRSPAWTPRMTSARKISSACPTISLSPATRSLFDEPLAIAVQGLGPRQQVTLRSSLRDERDELFQACARYKAGDDGVLDLSRCPALPGGSFSGLEPMGLLWALQPQKPFRRLVKRDVQSPFLLQLEVFEGHGDPPGRLLAKAQHERAFLRDGMRRVPVREGSIRATLFLPPGNGPFPGIIDLYGTGGGLPEYRACLMANYGFAVLALAYYSYEDLPKEMKEFQLEYFEEAVNYMLQHTQVKGPGIGLLGISKGGDLCVSMASFLKGITATALINGSVANVGAVLRYKDITIPPLGVNVKRIKVNKSGIADITDILNNPLEGPDCQSFIPLEKAKCHFLFIVGQDDRNWKSEFFAVEGSKRLQAHGKEKPEIICYPGAGHYIEPPFFPMCAASMHQLVGKPVMWGGEPKAHCEAQTDAWQQIQAFFHKHLTGKPSGTSSKL; encoded by the exons ATGTGGGAGGTCGTCGTTCGCTCTCTGTACCGGGCACGTTCCCAACCCTGGcatcagcagctgccctggcccAGCACCACgcctgcagccccacagcaccGCAGCCCTGCATGGACTCCCAGGATGACATCTGCCCGCAAGATCTCCTCCGCGTGCCCCACCATCAGCCTCTCGCCCGCCACCCGCAGCCTCTTCGATGAGCCGCTGGCCATCGCTGTGCAGGGCCTCGGCCCGCGGCAGCAGGTCACGCTGCGTTCGTCCTTGCGGGACGAGAGGGACGAGCTCTTCCAGGCCTGTGCTCGCTACAAGGCTGGAGACGATGGGGTGCTGGACCTCTCCCGCTGCCCTGCGCTGCCAGGGGGCAGCTTCTCTGGCCTGGAGcccatggggctgctctgggcTTTGCAGCCCCAGAAGCCTTTCAGGCGGCTGGTGAAGCGAGATGTGCAGagccccttcctcctgcagctggaggtgttcgaggGCCACGGGGACCCCCCTGGGCGGCTGCTGGCCAAGGCACAACACGAGCGGGCGTTCCTGCGGGACGGAATGCGGAGAGTCCCGGTGCGAGAGGGGAGTATCCGGGCGACGCTCTTCCTGCCCCCCG GAAATGGTCCCTTTCCAGGAATTATTGATTTATATGGAACTGGAGGAGGGCTCCCAGAATACAGGGCTTGCTTGATGGCCAACTATGGCTTtgctgtgctggctctggcttACTACAGCTATGAAGATCTCCCCAAAGAGATGAAGGAGTTCCAGCTGGAATATTTCGAAGAAGCTGTAAACTATATGCTACAACACACCCAG GTTAAAGGTCCTGGGATTGGGTTGCTTGGAATCTCGAAGGGAGGTGACCTTTGCGTCTCCATGGCATCCTTCCTAAAAGGTATCACAGCCACTGCCCTTATCAATGGCTCAGTGGCAAATGTAGGTGCAGTGCTTCGCTACAAGGACATCACCATTCCACCCCTTGGTGTAAATGTAAAACGCATCAAAGTGAACAAGTCTGGGATTGCTGATATTACTGATATACTGAACAACCCGCTGGAAGGGCCTGACTGCCAAAGCTTTATCCCTTTGGAAAAGGCCAAGTGTCATTTCTTGTTCATTGTTGGCCAGGATGATCGCAACTGGAAAAGTGAATTCTTTGCGGTTGAGGGTAGCAAACGTTTGCAAGctcatgggaaagaaaagcCTGAGATAATCTGTTATCCTGGAGCAGGGCACTACATCGAACCCCCCTTTTTCCCAATGTGTGCAGCCTCAATGCACCAGCTAGTTGGCAAACCTGTGATGTGGGGAGGGGAGCCCAAGGCACACTGTGAGGCACAGACAGATGCTTGGCAGCAGATCCAAGCTTTCTTCCACAAACACCTCACAGGCAAGCCATCTGGAACATCCAGTAAGCTGTGA
- the LOC128981676 gene encoding acyl-coenzyme A thioesterase 5-like has product MWRVAATAASAPARQALCRALPPRRRAVSVAVSPAAGLADERVETRVAGLSPGQPVTLRAVAANERGCLFESCAHYRADGRGQLHLGTDASHGGSYTGVEPMGLFWSLAPAGMERPYQRLVPRSTGAPMKVEMLVHQGHSLPGAIPGPVVAKAEVERWFTAPGVRRIRLKEGGVRGSLFLPPGDGPFPGVIDMYGDEGGLIEFRSSLLATHGFAALSLPYFDFEDLPKVMKELKLEYFEEAARFLQRHPKVKGPGVGVIGTGKGAELALSMITFLPEVVAAVSISACSSNTIADLHYGEMTLPGLRFDMNKVSVSDTGVFDIFDALDDPTNPANSSCMIPIEKAEGHFLLVVGEDDRMWKSSLYAELAIRRLRQHGKENFELLSYPGAGHRIDPPSTPFCQVAMDRVLGVPVLGGGESKAHAHAQEHSWGKIQEFLHLHLG; this is encoded by the exons ATGTGGAGAGTGGCGGCTACCGCTGCTTCGGCCCCGGCCCGGCAAGCCCTCTGCCGTGCCCTGCCGCCGAGACGGCGGGCTGTGAGCGTGGCCGTTTCCCCTGCCGCTGGCCTGGCGGACGAGCGAGTGGAGACACGGGTGGCGGGGCTGAGCCCGGGGCAGCCGGTGACTCTGCGGGCTGTGGCGGCCAATGAGCGCGGCTGCCTCTTCGAGTCGTGCGCGCACTACCGGGCGGACGGCCGCGGCCAGCTGCACCTAGGCACAGACGCCTCGCACGGCGGGAGCTACACCGGCGTGGAGCCCATGGGGCTCTTCTGGAGCCTTGCCCCCGCCGGCATGGAGAGGCCGTACCAGCGGCTCGTTCCCCGAAGCACCGGCGCTCCGATGAAGGTGGAGATGTTGGTCCACCAGGGTCACAGCCTGCCCGGCGCCATCCCGGGGCCGGTGGTGGCCAAGGCTGAGGTGGAGAGGTGGTTTACCGCCCCCGGCGTGCGGAGGATCCGGCTGAAGGAGGGAGGCGTAAGGGGCTCTCTCTTCCTGCCGCCGG GGGATGGCCCCTTTCCAGGAGTGATTGACATGTACGGTGATGAAGGAGGTTTGATAGAATTTAGATCCAGTCTTCTGGCCACCCATGGTTTTGCTGCTCTTTCTCTGCCATATTTTGACTTCGAAGATTTGCCTAAAGTCATGAAAGAACTCAAACTTGAGTACTTTGAAGAGGCAGCTAGATTCCTACAGCGTCATCCAAAG GTGAAGGGACCAGGAGTTGGAGTGATTGGGACTGGCAAAGGAGCTGAATTAGCACTCTCCATGATCACTTTCCTGCCAGAAGTCGTAGCTGCTGTCTCTATCTCTGCCTGTAGTTCAAACACTATTGCAGACCTCCATTATGGTGAGATGACTCTGCCTGGGCTTCGTTTTGATATGAATAAGGTCAGTGTTTCTGACACTGGTGTCTTCGACATTTTTGATGCTCTGGACGACCCAACGAACCCTGCTAATTCTTCTTGCATGATCCCCATTGAGAAAGCAGAAGGTCACTTTCTCTTAGTGGTAGGGGAAGATGACCGTATGTGGAAGAGCTCCTTATATGCTGAGCTGGCAATCAGGCGTCTGCGCCAGCATGGGAAAGAAAACTTTGAACTCTTGAGTTATCCAGGAGCAGGTCACCGAATTGATCCTCCTTCTACTCCGTTTTGTCAGGTAGCTATGGATCGTGTTCTAGGGGTACCTGTTCTGGGAGGtggagaaagcaaagcacatgCCCATGCACAGGAACACTCCTGGGGGAAGATTCAGGAGTTTCTGCACTTGCATTTGGGATGA
- the DNAL1 gene encoding dynein axonemal light chain 1, translating to MDESLSMLVNCEKLSLSTNCIERIANLNSLKNLRILSLGRNNIKNLNGLEAVAETLEELWISYNFIEKLRGIRVMKKLKVLYMSNNLVKDWAEFVRLAELPLLEDLVFVGNPLQEKYASDQNTWIEEATKRVPKLKKLDGILVIKEEEDEEGTN from the exons ATGGATGAATCTCTCTCCATGCTTGTTAACTGCGA GAAACTATCGCTGTCTACAAACTGCATTGAAAGAATCGCCAACTTGAACAGCCTAA AAAATCTGAGGATTCTGTCTTTGGGAAGAAATAACATAAAGAATTTGAATGGATTG GAGGCAGTTGCAGAAACTTTAGAGGAGCTATGGATCTCATACAACTTCATTGAGAAACTGAGAGGTATTCGTGTAATGAAGAAGCTGAAGGTTCTTTATATGTCAAACAATTTGGTGAAAGACTGGG CAGAGTTTgtcaggctggcagagctgccattACTGGAGGATCTGGTGTTTGTAGGCAATCCTCTGCAAGAGAAATATGCCTCTGATCAGAACACTTGGATTGAAGAAGCAACCAAACGGGTACCCAAACTGAAAAAGCTGGATG GTATCTTAGTTattaaagaagaagaagatgaagaaggaaCAAACTGA